A window of Psychroflexus sp. ALD_RP9 contains these coding sequences:
- the ribB gene encoding 3,4-dihydroxy-2-butanone-4-phosphate synthase yields the protein MSQAIKLDSIQDAIEDIKKGKVIIVVDDEDRENEGDFLAAAEAVTPEMINFMAKYGRGLICSPLTEGRCKDLHLHTMVGNNTDPMETAFTVSVDLRGQGVTTGISASDRAKTIKALTDSSTKAHDLNRPGHIFPLIAKEGGVLRRTGHTEAAIDFARLAGLKPAGVICEIMNEDGTMSRLPQLVDVAKEHDLKLVSIEDLVAYRMLHDSLIEKKEDFDIHTKFGKYRLRAYQQTTNNHVHLALTKGTWEANEEVLVRVNSTLVNNDILGTLTNDADKKLDDMFKTLNKHESGAIVFINQDTQGLNLLGRLKVLKENQANKKYKAPSVAMDHKDFGIGAQILHDLGIHKIKLMSNSKQQKRVGMIGYGLEITEYITY from the coding sequence ATGAGTCAAGCTATAAAGTTAGATAGTATTCAAGATGCTATTGAAGATATTAAAAAAGGAAAAGTTATTATCGTTGTAGATGACGAAGATCGTGAAAATGAAGGTGATTTCTTAGCTGCTGCAGAAGCCGTTACCCCTGAAATGATTAATTTCATGGCCAAATATGGTCGCGGTTTAATTTGTTCACCATTAACCGAAGGTCGTTGTAAAGATCTTCATTTACATACCATGGTAGGCAATAATACCGATCCAATGGAAACTGCTTTTACCGTTTCAGTTGATTTAAGAGGTCAAGGTGTAACCACAGGGATTTCAGCTTCAGACCGAGCAAAAACAATTAAAGCATTAACAGATTCTTCAACCAAAGCACATGATTTAAATCGTCCTGGACATATTTTTCCACTTATAGCCAAAGAAGGTGGCGTTCTAAGAAGAACTGGCCATACTGAAGCAGCCATCGACTTTGCAAGACTAGCAGGCTTAAAACCAGCTGGTGTGATTTGTGAAATCATGAATGAAGATGGTACAATGTCACGTTTACCTCAGTTAGTTGATGTTGCTAAAGAACACGACCTAAAACTCGTGAGTATTGAAGATTTAGTAGCTTATAGAATGTTACATGATTCTTTAATTGAGAAAAAAGAAGATTTTGATATTCATACTAAATTTGGGAAATACCGTTTAAGAGCTTACCAACAAACGACTAATAATCATGTGCATTTAGCATTAACAAAAGGCACTTGGGAAGCCAACGAAGAAGTTTTAGTTCGTGTAAATTCTACTTTAGTTAATAATGATATTTTAGGGACGTTAACCAATGACGCCGATAAAAAACTTGATGACATGTTTAAAACTTTAAATAAACATGAATCAGGTGCAATTGTTTTTATTAATCAAGATACACAAGGGTTAAATTTATTAGGTAGACTTAAAGTTTTAAAAGAAAATCAAGCTAACAAAAAATACAAAGCACCTAGCGTAGCAATGGATCATAAAGATTTTGGCATTGGGGCACAAATCTTACATGATTTAGGCATTCATAAAATTAAATTGATGTCTAACTCTAAACAACAAAAACGTGTTGGAATGATTGGCTATGGTCTTGAAATAACAGAGTATATCACCTATTGA
- a CDS encoding T9SS type A sorting domain-containing protein translates to MKKTLFLFSTYLCLGLLSAMAQNVNIPDANFKSYLLADTAINTNSDSEIYVAEAQAFTGTISATGLGITDLTGIEAFVNITTLEVYSNSLTSLDVSNNINLIRLHCADNQITELDVSNIPSLNQVHCQNNQLEELNIANGRGAAFTYMKSYNNPNLTCIQVDAGTVPPANVGLYDVGWTRDLETRVVEDCSTSITYVTIPDPNFKFYLVGNNTINTDYDQEISVAEAQAVTGALDVSSLAISDLTGIEAFTNLTELDCSNNAIAALDVSTITGLTNLNCKENNIANLNVQGTSLVTLDAEDNSLTSLDVSNLATLTTLNTRSNNISNLNLQGAIGLEVLDCSDNSLSTLNVSLNTNLMDLNCSDNNLTNVDVTNLTALTALNISENAISSIVLITNSNLNTLIASDNNFASIDVSNNTMLTDLIVASNSLTSLDITNNTMLTAVDFQDNLISNLDISNNPSLTRIHAAFNQFTTFDISAYPQIDQLLIYDNQLTSLNVANGNNPNFVYMKAYNNPDLTCIQIDSGYTPNQVNIFSFGWTKDATTNYSENCIPTVYYVNANASGNNDGSSWTDAFTSIEDALNNALLNDEIWVSSGVYTPATAATVLRLDLENLKIYGGFDGTELALADRDLTKVLTDNATIISGDINGDDIEGDFAANKTDNATTLVSLEDNNIIFDGFVLQNAYTSGSSPVIATNTNVTNFTLKNTWITENYSEGLLLDWRRFSGDLVVENVAITNNTSNNGVVLVEHSVSNSNELTSHWSNILFTDNTYNSDFGAIWFRRNTTSNGNRSVVHFLNNATIVNNVNNHATVQQVINVSGNGWIRLETRNSILWQNKYNGNQFSMVDIENSKTNEGDSQTINVYNTIAQVTAAATSGTFNTTNLTLLDPSTDNLNLDAEYKPTTASNYIIDQGDNSYYDTTIFASFDLSGNDRFFNTAIDLGAYEYNSNLGLEDINYSRNSIKLYPNPTTHNINVKSNERIESLKIYALNGTVLRETKSNTDFMNVSDLPTGIYIMKIKTSSGTAVKKFIKQ, encoded by the coding sequence ATGAAAAAAACTTTATTCTTATTTTCAACTTACTTGTGTTTAGGTTTGCTTTCGGCGATGGCCCAAAATGTGAACATTCCAGACGCTAATTTTAAAAGCTATTTATTAGCAGACACAGCCATTAACACCAATAGTGATTCAGAAATCTATGTGGCTGAAGCACAGGCTTTTACAGGAACTATATCTGCAACAGGACTTGGAATTACAGATTTAACAGGAATTGAAGCTTTTGTGAATATTACCACATTAGAGGTGTATTCAAATAGCCTAACATCTTTAGACGTTAGTAATAATATTAATTTAATACGATTACACTGTGCAGATAACCAAATTACCGAATTAGATGTTAGTAACATACCTTCATTAAATCAAGTTCATTGCCAAAACAATCAATTAGAAGAGTTAAACATAGCCAATGGTCGAGGTGCTGCGTTTACATACATGAAATCTTATAACAACCCTAATCTTACTTGTATACAAGTAGATGCTGGAACTGTGCCACCGGCTAACGTAGGTTTGTATGATGTGGGTTGGACTAGAGATCTAGAAACTAGAGTCGTAGAAGACTGTAGTACAAGCATTACTTACGTGACCATTCCAGATCCCAATTTTAAGTTTTATTTAGTCGGTAACAATACTATTAACACAGATTATGATCAAGAAATATCTGTTGCAGAAGCTCAGGCGGTTACAGGAGCATTAGATGTAAGCAGTTTGGCAATTTCAGATTTAACAGGAATTGAAGCTTTTACTAATCTTACGGAATTAGATTGTAGTAATAATGCAATCGCGGCTTTAGATGTATCAACTATTACAGGGCTTACCAATTTAAATTGTAAAGAAAATAATATTGCTAATTTAAATGTACAAGGAACTTCTTTAGTAACTCTAGATGCAGAAGATAATAGTTTAACGAGTTTAGATGTTTCAAATTTAGCAACCTTAACAACTTTAAATACCAGATCAAATAATATTTCAAATTTAAATCTTCAAGGTGCAATTGGTCTTGAGGTTTTAGATTGTAGTGATAATAGTTTATCTACTTTAAATGTAAGTTTAAATACAAACCTTATGGATTTAAATTGCAGTGATAATAACTTAACAAATGTAGATGTTACTAATTTAACAGCTTTAACAGCTTTAAATATTAGTGAGAATGCCATCTCATCGATTGTACTTATTACGAATTCAAATTTAAATACATTAATAGCAAGCGATAATAATTTTGCAAGTATTGATGTATCTAATAATACAATGTTAACTGATTTAATTGTGGCAAGTAATAGCTTAACAAGTTTAGATATTACTAATAACACAATGCTTACTGCTGTAGATTTCCAAGATAACTTAATCAGTAACCTAGATATTAGCAATAACCCTAGTTTAACTAGAATTCACGCAGCTTTTAACCAATTTACAACGTTTGATATTAGCGCATATCCTCAAATAGATCAATTGTTAATATATGACAATCAGCTTACTAGTTTAAATGTGGCTAATGGCAATAACCCTAATTTTGTATATATGAAGGCATACAACAATCCTGATTTAACATGTATACAAATAGATTCAGGATATACACCAAACCAAGTAAATATATTTAGTTTCGGTTGGACTAAAGATGCAACTACAAACTACAGTGAAAATTGTATTCCTACAGTGTATTATGTTAATGCAAATGCTTCAGGGAATAACGACGGAAGCTCTTGGACTGATGCTTTTACTAGCATTGAAGATGCACTAAATAATGCATTATTAAATGATGAAATTTGGGTCTCTAGTGGTGTTTATACGCCAGCAACAGCTGCTACAGTATTAAGGTTAGATTTGGAAAATTTAAAAATTTATGGTGGTTTTGATGGTACTGAGTTAGCCTTAGCAGACCGAGATTTAACTAAAGTGCTTACTGATAATGCGACTATTATTTCTGGAGATATTAATGGTGATGATATTGAAGGAGATTTTGCAGCTAATAAAACCGATAATGCCACAACATTAGTAAGTCTTGAAGATAATAATATCATTTTTGATGGTTTTGTACTTCAGAATGCGTACACCTCTGGGTCTAGTCCAGTTATCGCAACTAATACCAATGTTACCAATTTTACTTTAAAAAATACATGGATTACAGAAAATTATAGTGAAGGCTTACTATTAGATTGGAGAAGATTTTCTGGAGACTTGGTAGTTGAAAATGTAGCTATAACCAATAATACTAGTAATAATGGTGTTGTTTTGGTTGAACATAGCGTTTCAAATTCAAATGAGTTAACGTCTCATTGGTCAAATATTCTATTTACAGATAATACGTATAATTCAGATTTTGGTGCTATTTGGTTTAGAAGAAATACGACTTCAAATGGTAATAGAAGTGTAGTACACTTTTTAAATAACGCTACCATTGTAAATAACGTTAACAACCACGCAACTGTACAACAAGTCATTAATGTTAGTGGAAATGGATGGATCCGTTTAGAAACAAGAAATAGTATTTTATGGCAAAATAAATATAATGGAAACCAATTTAGTATGGTAGATATTGAAAACAGTAAAACAAACGAAGGAGATAGCCAAACCATTAATGTATATAATACTATTGCACAGGTGACAGCAGCTGCTACTTCTGGGACTTTCAATACAACTAATTTAACGCTGTTAGATCCATCAACGGACAATTTAAATTTAGATGCTGAATATAAACCAACGACGGCTTCAAATTATATCATAGATCAAGGTGATAATTCTTATTATGATACTACAATTTTTGCAAGTTTCGATTTATCTGGAAACGATAGATTTTTCAATACTGCTATAGATTTAGGAGCTTATGAGTATAATTCTAACTTAGGATTAGAAGATATTAATTATTCAAGAAACTCTATTAAATTATATCCAAACCCAACAACACATAATATAAATGTGAAGTCTAATGAACGTATTGAATCTTTAAAAATTTACGCTTTAAACGGTACAGTTTTAAGAGAAACTAAAAGCAATACAGATTTCATGAATGTTTCAGACTTGCCAACAGGAATTTATATCATGAAAATTAAAACATCTTCAGGAACAGCTGTAAAAAAGTTTATTAAGCAATAA
- a CDS encoding LytR/AlgR family response regulator transcription factor codes for MKILIVDDEVKAQSLLKQLIADLNIDVEQLFTANNLLDGIELIKKESPKIVFLDIEMPEYSGLEILDHIDLEQYPFKIIFTTAYQQYATEAFKLSAVDYLLKPIDPDELEIAINKALKIIEQNRLSSQIKSLQNALNELKVKKIALEVPHGIIFAEPDEILYFEADGMYTNVILKDQRKRLICKPLKHFVEQLSQNKFFFKPHRSYLINLNYMTEFIKKDGDYILLDNTIHIPISRSRKDDFTALLRETFL; via the coding sequence ATGAAAATACTTATTGTTGATGATGAAGTAAAAGCGCAAAGCTTATTAAAACAACTTATTGCAGATTTAAATATAGACGTCGAACAATTATTTACTGCCAATAATCTTTTAGATGGTATTGAGCTTATAAAAAAAGAATCTCCAAAAATTGTTTTTTTAGATATCGAGATGCCTGAGTATTCAGGGTTAGAAATATTAGATCATATTGATTTAGAACAATATCCTTTTAAAATCATTTTTACAACGGCTTATCAGCAATATGCTACGGAAGCATTTAAACTATCGGCTGTCGATTATTTACTGAAACCTATAGATCCCGACGAACTTGAAATTGCTATAAATAAAGCCCTTAAAATAATTGAACAAAATAGGTTAAGTTCTCAAATAAAAAGTTTGCAAAATGCACTCAATGAATTAAAAGTGAAAAAAATTGCGCTTGAAGTCCCACATGGGATTATTTTTGCTGAACCTGATGAAATATTATATTTTGAAGCTGATGGCATGTACACCAATGTTATCTTAAAAGATCAAAGAAAGCGATTAATCTGTAAACCCTTGAAGCATTTTGTGGAGCAATTATCTCAAAATAAGTTTTTCTTTAAGCCACATCGTTCCTACTTAATTAATCTAAATTATATGACAGAATTTATTAAGAAAGATGGTGACTATATTCTTCTAGACAATACCATACATATTCCTATATCTAGGTCACGAAAGGATGATTTTACAGCCTTACTTAGAGAGACTTTTTTATAA